In Nitrospira sp., one genomic interval encodes:
- a CDS encoding GAF domain-containing protein, producing MKILALSALVNALAAMGLGLFVFFRDPSAPRNRIYGLYCLSIAIWSVFYCGWQLSESRESAVTLLRLAMAGAILIPVLYFHHTVTFLDIAGRHAKTLRVGYAIAAGLLLTDVTPWFVAGVRPAMAFAFWPIPGPFFHPFLLYFAWYVIYATSLVGVALRDAIGIRRHQYAYMLAASIIGYVGGATNFPLWYDIHLLPYGTVLITVYTALMAYTIVRYRLMNISVVLNKGLGYAIVLAIIVVATSIGAVLSNRATAHSTPPLLAGTLFLICGLWVLSNNPRSMSNVIFSGIGAAGCLWLFGCFMLFSASREDEALLWMRVIYAGVVCLPPLTYHFAQNLVGVAAHDRLIGWNYAVGGLFFGLLFTSYVFDGQYVYYWGRYPKAGVLHPLLVMYALAGGCGTLYRLYQGYRLHAGSSPLLGAQLKYTFAAFLLGVTASLDFLQSYGIGWYPLGYLLAGLSVTVVAYAIAKYELMDVSFVPSRPKVVLSIKLMGLIPAYLVILLVIRFFTGTFHYLLAGVLFALFVIVSSGLANLQKGVERAIGQTLFRERYDAYDTLVQFSKSLVAILELKSLTKEIVQTLARVMNIKTASVYVLDKEQGLYSLAASYGFMSRESAIPSIKMDGEFPKTLLRTETALVREEIEYDRTAPEHLRLLDTLKGLESEVCIPLVSKERLVGFCNLGRRSNHSMYSTEELGLLKTLAQHASIAIDNALLYEDLRRSQLLMRRTDRLRSLETMAGGFAHEIRNPLTSIKTFVQLAPDRRDDVEFMEQFSQVVCEDVERIERLVHEILDYARYMTPKFTQENLNDVVSSCLYFIEVKASSKAITITKDLVPDLPYVKLDRQQIKQVLLNLFINAVEAIGVGHGGTLSVRTRRLAKPTNEPWVQIEVEDSGPGIEPRDLEHIFDPFYTTKHESGEREGTGLGLTIAHQIVQEHGGYFEVTSEVGHGTKFLVSLPVNPPVAEWRTAAPVYDDGRKLAGAFLARPQIGLEDQFGQSSPVIKGSSH from the coding sequence ATGAAGATCCTTGCGCTAAGCGCATTGGTCAATGCGCTGGCCGCCATGGGCCTCGGGCTGTTCGTGTTCTTCCGGGATCCCTCCGCGCCGCGCAATCGCATCTACGGCCTCTATTGCCTCAGCATCGCCATCTGGAGCGTGTTCTATTGCGGGTGGCAGCTCAGCGAGTCGAGAGAGTCAGCCGTCACGCTCCTTCGCCTGGCGATGGCCGGCGCCATCCTCATCCCGGTTTTGTATTTCCACCATACGGTCACCTTCCTTGACATCGCGGGACGCCACGCCAAAACCCTGCGGGTTGGGTATGCCATCGCGGCGGGCCTGTTGCTGACTGATGTGACGCCCTGGTTCGTGGCCGGCGTTCGCCCCGCCATGGCGTTTGCGTTTTGGCCCATTCCCGGGCCCTTCTTCCATCCCTTCCTCCTGTATTTCGCTTGGTACGTCATCTATGCCACCTCCCTCGTCGGCGTCGCGTTGCGGGATGCCATTGGGATCAGGCGGCACCAGTATGCCTACATGCTCGCTGCGAGCATCATCGGGTACGTGGGAGGGGCCACCAACTTTCCACTCTGGTACGACATTCATCTCTTGCCCTACGGCACGGTGCTCATCACCGTGTATACGGCCTTGATGGCCTATACGATCGTCCGATACCGGTTGATGAACATCAGCGTAGTGCTGAACAAGGGGTTGGGGTATGCCATCGTCTTGGCCATCATCGTCGTGGCGACTTCCATCGGCGCGGTGCTCAGCAATCGGGCAACGGCCCACTCGACCCCACCCTTATTGGCGGGGACCCTGTTCCTCATCTGCGGGTTGTGGGTGCTCAGCAATAATCCGCGTTCGATGTCGAATGTCATCTTCAGCGGGATCGGCGCGGCCGGCTGCCTGTGGCTGTTCGGTTGCTTCATGTTGTTCTCCGCCTCCCGCGAGGACGAGGCGCTCTTGTGGATGCGGGTGATCTATGCCGGTGTCGTCTGCTTGCCCCCGTTGACGTATCACTTTGCGCAAAACCTGGTCGGCGTGGCCGCTCATGACCGACTGATCGGGTGGAACTATGCCGTCGGTGGTCTCTTCTTCGGGCTGCTGTTCACCTCGTATGTGTTCGACGGTCAGTATGTCTACTACTGGGGACGATATCCGAAGGCGGGGGTGCTGCACCCGCTGCTGGTGATGTATGCGTTGGCCGGAGGCTGCGGCACGCTCTACCGCCTGTATCAAGGGTATCGCCTCCATGCCGGCTCTTCGCCTCTTCTGGGCGCGCAGCTCAAGTACACCTTTGCGGCCTTTCTGCTGGGGGTCACGGCATCGCTCGATTTTTTGCAGAGTTACGGCATAGGCTGGTACCCGCTGGGCTACTTATTGGCCGGGCTGTCGGTCACGGTGGTGGCCTACGCGATCGCCAAATACGAATTGATGGATGTGTCGTTCGTGCCGAGCCGACCCAAGGTCGTGCTCTCCATCAAGCTCATGGGGTTGATTCCCGCTTACCTGGTGATTCTGCTCGTCATCCGCTTCTTTACCGGAACCTTCCATTACCTCTTGGCCGGGGTGTTGTTTGCATTATTCGTGATTGTCTCGAGCGGCTTGGCGAACTTGCAGAAGGGGGTCGAGCGAGCAATCGGACAGACGCTGTTCCGTGAGCGGTACGATGCCTACGACACGTTGGTGCAGTTCTCGAAGTCGCTGGTGGCGATCCTCGAACTCAAGTCGCTCACCAAGGAGATCGTGCAGACTCTGGCGCGCGTGATGAACATCAAGACGGCGTCGGTCTACGTGCTTGACAAGGAGCAGGGACTGTACAGTTTGGCCGCGTCATACGGATTCATGAGCCGCGAATCCGCGATCCCGTCCATCAAGATGGACGGCGAGTTTCCGAAGACTTTGTTGCGGACGGAGACGGCGTTGGTGCGTGAGGAAATCGAATACGATAGGACGGCTCCCGAGCATCTTCGATTACTGGATACGTTGAAAGGCCTCGAATCCGAGGTCTGTATTCCGCTGGTGAGTAAGGAGCGCTTGGTGGGGTTCTGCAATCTCGGCCGACGGTCCAACCACAGCATGTACTCCACGGAGGAATTGGGCCTGCTCAAAACGTTGGCCCAACACGCGTCGATCGCGATCGACAATGCGTTGCTGTATGAAGACCTGCGCCGATCCCAGCTGTTGATGCGGCGCACGGACCGCTTACGATCCCTGGAAACCATGGCCGGAGGATTTGCGCACGAGATTCGCAACCCGCTGACCTCGATCAAGACGTTCGTGCAGTTGGCTCCCGATCGGCGGGACGACGTGGAATTCATGGAACAGTTCAGCCAGGTGGTGTGTGAGGACGTGGAGCGGATCGAGCGGCTGGTGCATGAAATTTTGGACTATGCCCGCTACATGACCCCGAAGTTTACCCAAGAAAATCTCAACGATGTGGTCTCCTCCTGCCTGTACTTCATCGAAGTCAAGGCGAGCAGCAAAGCCATTACGATCACCAAGGATCTCGTCCCTGATCTTCCCTATGTGAAGTTGGATCGGCAGCAGATCAAACAAGTATTGTTGAATCTTTTCATCAATGCCGTCGAGGCGATCGGTGTAGGCCATGGCGGTACGCTGTCCGTGCGCACGCGTCGATTGGCCAAACCGACCAACGAGCCGTGGGTGCAAATCGAAGTGGAGGACAGCGGACCGGGCATCGAACCTCGAGACTTGGAGCACATTTTCGATCCGTTCTACACCACCAAGCATGAAAGCGGTGAACGGGAAGGCACGGGGCTGGGCCTGACCATCGCCCATCAAATCGTCCAGGAGCACGGCGGGTATTTTGAAGTGACCAGCGAGGTCGGTCACGGAACCAAGTTCCTGGTCAGCCTCCCTGTGAATCCGCCTGTGGCGGAGTGGCGGACCGCAGCGCCGGTCTACGATGACGGCAGGAAACTGGCGGGGGCATTTCTGGCCAGGCCGCAGATTGGATTGGAGGACCAATTCGGGCAGTCCTCACCCGTCATCAAGGGCTCTTCCCACTAG